Part of the Halopseudomonas maritima genome, ATAGAGGTCCGCGGCATCCAGCGCGTCGGTGGGCCAATGCGCCACGCCAAAGGTCGCCGTCAGCAACAGCTCCTGCTGGTCACCCCAGCGCAGCGGCGTCTGCTGCAGTTGGCTGCAGAACATGCGGGCCAATTGTTCGGCCGCCTGGGCATCGGTGCTGCGCAACAGCAGACCAAACTCCTCACCGCCGAGTCGGCCGATCACATCGGTCTTGCGCAGGCGCCGCTGCAGCACGGTACACAGATGACGCAAGGCACGATCACCCACCTCGTGGCCCCAGCCATCGTTAACCTGCTTGAAGTGATCGACATCCAGCAACACCAGGGCAAACCCGTCACCGCTGCGCTGGCCCTGCTCGATGCACTGCTCAAACAGCTGCTGAAACCGGCCCCGGTTATACACCCCGGTGAGTGCATCGGTTTCTGCCAGGCGCTCGAGGGTGTGCTGGGCATTGGCGCGGCGTACTTCGTAAAAATGCACAAACAACAGAATCATCAAACCGCAGATCACCGCGTTGCCGAGGTCGATCAGCCCGGGCGCCGACTGCAAATCGGCGTAGCGACTCCCATACAGCACCACCGCCAGCAGCATGAAAGGCAGCGACAGCAGCAGCCCGGCTTTGCGCCCCAACAGCAGATACGCCAGCATCGGCACCATGTAGATCCAGACGAAGGCCGTGGTAGACGCGTCTGGCATCAGCATGATGTAGATTTGAAAGCAGAAGGTGGGCAGCAGGTAGGCGTAGATCCAGGGGGTCAGCGAGCGAACTCGGCGAATACGCCAGGCAG contains:
- a CDS encoding GGDEF domain-containing protein, producing MSGKSPMDEAAGNGLGEQARRSLLQLIFVATGVLLWGFASLQFDNNNSLLACLEITVGGVLLVSAWRIRRVRSLTPWIYAYLLPTFCFQIYIMLMPDASTTAFVWIYMVPMLAYLLLGRKAGLLLSLPFMLLAVVLYGSRYADLQSAPGLIDLGNAVICGLMILLFVHFYEVRRANAQHTLERLAETDALTGVYNRGRFQQLFEQCIEQGQRSGDGFALVLLDVDHFKQVNDGWGHEVGDRALRHLCTVLQRRLRKTDVIGRLGGEEFGLLLRSTDAQAAEQLARMFCSQLQQTPLRWGDQQELLLTATFGVAHWPTDALDAADLYRRADQRLYRGKAYGRNRVISEGGALQFSELG